In Leptolyngbya sp. SIO1E4, one DNA window encodes the following:
- a CDS encoding NAD(P)H-quinone oxidoreductase subunit F, with protein sequence MITETSWLIPVYPLIGALLTIPWSPGLIRRTGPRPVGYINIAMTLMALVHSLLAFYALWGKASDQFFFVPWLQVAGFNLTIPLEVSAITLGAAVLITGLNLLAQIYAVGYLEMDWGWGRFFAFMAFFEAGMCALVLCNSLFFTYMLLEVLTLGTYLLVGFWYNQSLVVTGARDAFLTKRIGDLILLMGVLAIYPLAHTWDFRELAVWAQTAEVSPTLITLLGIGLIAGPMSKCAQFPLHLWLDEAMEGPLPSTILRNAVVVATGAWVLVKLEPVLALSPTVLSVMIAIGGITALGGSLISVAQIDLKRILSYLSSTYMGLVFVAVGAQQPGAALLLVLTYSLAMAVLVMGAGSIITNVITQDVTQMGGLWGRRPVTGTAILVGAFALVALPPLGGFWAMLELVTGLWVSHQAVLVGLVLAVNWITAFSLARVFGLIFAGESQQMTIRAPEPIWLIVVPMTVGMGFTLHLPLILETLGLLPAWAMLNKDMALALTWASVLGFGIGAALYIGRRVAEPGKLIPTGLQNLLAFDFYTPRLYRSSVVLSVDLLSRLTDWLDRYLVDGVVNFVGMASLLSGEALKYNNSGRLQFYVLTVSVCVAVISIVMSWRYLPDLFTAAISAL encoded by the coding sequence ATGATCACTGAAACCAGTTGGCTCATCCCCGTTTATCCCCTGATTGGGGCCTTGTTGACCATCCCCTGGTCGCCGGGGCTCATTCGCCGTACCGGGCCACGACCGGTTGGGTACATCAATATTGCCATGACTCTGATGGCGCTTGTCCATAGCTTGTTGGCGTTCTATGCTCTGTGGGGTAAAGCATCTGACCAGTTTTTCTTTGTTCCCTGGTTGCAAGTTGCCGGGTTTAACTTGACCATTCCCCTTGAGGTCTCTGCGATTACTTTGGGTGCAGCTGTGCTGATCACAGGGCTTAACTTACTGGCCCAGATTTATGCAGTTGGCTACCTGGAGATGGATTGGGGTTGGGGGCGTTTCTTTGCCTTCATGGCCTTCTTTGAAGCAGGAATGTGCGCCCTTGTCTTGTGTAATTCTTTGTTCTTCACCTACATGTTGCTAGAGGTGTTGACCCTGGGCACCTACTTGCTGGTGGGTTTTTGGTACAACCAATCTTTAGTCGTGACCGGGGCACGGGATGCGTTTTTGACGAAGCGGATCGGTGACCTGATCTTGCTCATGGGGGTCTTGGCCATTTATCCGCTAGCGCATACCTGGGACTTCCGTGAGCTTGCAGTGTGGGCACAAACCGCAGAGGTAAGTCCGACCTTAATAACTCTGTTAGGCATTGGGCTCATTGCTGGTCCTATGAGTAAGTGCGCTCAGTTCCCCCTTCATTTGTGGTTAGACGAGGCGATGGAAGGGCCGTTACCCAGCACGATTTTGCGAAATGCAGTCGTTGTGGCTACAGGGGCTTGGGTCTTGGTGAAGCTGGAACCGGTGTTGGCATTATCCCCAACAGTGCTGTCAGTCATGATTGCGATCGGGGGCATTACTGCCCTCGGCGGATCTTTAATCTCCGTTGCCCAGATTGACTTAAAGCGGATCCTCTCTTATCTATCCAGCACTTATATGGGCTTAGTGTTCGTTGCGGTGGGGGCACAGCAGCCAGGGGCAGCTCTGTTGCTGGTGTTGACTTATTCCCTAGCAATGGCTGTCTTGGTGATGGGGGCAGGTTCAATCATTACGAATGTCATCACCCAAGATGTCACCCAAATGGGGGGGCTTTGGGGGCGTCGCCCGGTTACTGGAACGGCGATTCTTGTCGGAGCCTTTGCCCTGGTAGCACTGCCACCATTGGGTGGATTTTGGGCCATGTTAGAGCTGGTCACAGGGCTTTGGGTCAGTCATCAGGCGGTGTTGGTCGGGCTCGTATTGGCAGTGAACTGGATTACGGCCTTTAGCTTGGCGCGGGTGTTTGGCCTCATTTTCGCTGGGGAATCTCAGCAGATGACCATTCGGGCACCAGAACCAATCTGGTTGATTGTGGTGCCCATGACCGTGGGTATGGGCTTCACGCTACACTTGCCCCTGATTTTAGAAACCCTGGGGCTGCTTCCTGCTTGGGCCATGCTGAATAAGGACATGGCTTTGGCCCTCACCTGGGCCAGTGTGCTGGGGTTTGGTATTGGGGCGGCGTTGTATATCGGTCGCCGGGTGGCTGAGCCTGGCAAGTTAATCCCGACTGGCTTACAGAACTTGCTGGCGTTTGATTTTTATACCCCTCGTCTTTATCGCTCTAGCGTAGTGCTGAGCGTTGATTTACTGTCACGCTTGACAGATTGGCTTGATCGTTACCTGGTTGATGGTGTGGTCAACTTTGTTGGTATGGCCTCTTTACTCAGTGGTGAAGCGTTGAAATACAACAACAGCGGGCGCCTACAGTTCTACGTGCTGACTGTTTCAGTTTGCGTGGCGGTCATCAGCATTGTGATGAGTTGGCGTTATTTGCCTGATCTCTTTACCGCAGCCATTTCAGCGCTGTAG
- a CDS encoding DUF1989 domain-containing protein yields the protein MPNLSVPAFPGSPQHDNNVPAPLGQVIAEYRIAAATAIAYPVKAGQYIQIIDVAGTQCSDFLAFAGENYQEELDSTVTRTLLGMAMPQAGLHSKYFSQAMQPLVEVIQDTCDRHDSFLLACTQKYYEDAGYLGHPSCSENFNQVLAAYGIAPRVGWPAINFFFNTAVDESGAIISAESWSRPGDYVLLQAHQDLLCASSACPDDIDPANGWQPTPIHVRIYGAEETFTKAIGRRVAADLPLRLTQDSAFTPQVRSLTQNLVEYNGFWVPVSYPHQGDQAEYWALRQRVALMDLSALRKFEVTGPDALDLLQWAFSRNVANLAIGQSAYGCLLNPHGGIIDDGIVFRLGEAAYRYVGDCDADGLWLQDLAQRKQLTVTLEPSSHRVHNLALQGPHSREMLLPLVEIEPGWDISDLGELKFFRFVTGKVKGIPVLISRTGYTGELGYELFVHPDQGAALWDELMAAGTAYDLLPLGMQALDRARIEAGLLAAGREFNDLVSPYQAGIGWSVGMKTKPDFIGRAALEKLQERPPFVAVGLMLEGNEVACGGQCVYPMGDRWRVGHVTSGTFSPVLNRSIALAQVAPEYAQPGMELAVGFMDGFKRRVRAKVGPLSLYDPTKRRVRA from the coding sequence ATGCCAAATTTGTCAGTTCCAGCCTTCCCCGGTTCTCCACAACATGACAACAATGTGCCAGCCCCCCTAGGTCAGGTCATTGCGGAGTATCGCATTGCAGCGGCAACGGCCATTGCCTATCCGGTCAAAGCCGGTCAATACATTCAAATCATTGATGTGGCAGGCACCCAATGCTCTGACTTCCTGGCCTTTGCCGGAGAAAACTATCAAGAAGAGTTGGATAGTACGGTCACCCGCACGCTACTGGGGATGGCGATGCCCCAGGCTGGGCTCCACAGCAAATACTTCTCCCAGGCGATGCAGCCCCTGGTGGAAGTGATTCAAGACACCTGCGATCGCCACGACAGCTTCCTACTGGCCTGCACCCAAAAATACTACGAGGACGCAGGTTACTTGGGCCATCCCAGCTGTAGCGAGAACTTTAATCAGGTGTTGGCTGCCTATGGCATTGCCCCTCGTGTGGGCTGGCCGGCAATCAATTTCTTCTTCAATACAGCGGTGGATGAAAGCGGGGCGATTATCTCGGCTGAATCTTGGTCTCGCCCTGGCGACTATGTGTTGCTGCAGGCTCACCAGGATCTGCTCTGTGCCAGTTCCGCCTGCCCTGATGACATCGACCCGGCAAATGGCTGGCAGCCGACGCCTATTCACGTACGTATTTATGGTGCTGAAGAGACATTTACGAAAGCGATCGGGCGTCGCGTCGCCGCTGATTTGCCCCTGCGCCTCACCCAAGACAGCGCCTTTACCCCCCAAGTGCGATCGCTGACTCAAAACCTGGTGGAATACAACGGTTTTTGGGTGCCGGTTAGCTACCCACACCAGGGCGATCAGGCAGAATATTGGGCGCTGCGGCAGCGGGTAGCGCTGATGGATCTCTCGGCACTGCGCAAGTTTGAGGTGACTGGTCCCGATGCTTTAGACTTGCTGCAATGGGCGTTTTCTCGCAACGTTGCCAATTTGGCCATCGGCCAGTCTGCCTATGGCTGTTTGCTGAATCCCCACGGTGGCATCATTGACGACGGCATTGTATTTCGCCTGGGGGAAGCGGCCTATCGCTATGTAGGGGACTGCGATGCCGACGGGCTGTGGCTACAAGACTTGGCTCAGCGAAAGCAGTTGACCGTCACCCTTGAGCCCAGCAGCCATCGCGTTCACAACTTGGCGCTGCAGGGGCCTCACTCCCGTGAAATGCTGCTGCCGCTAGTAGAAATAGAACCAGGGTGGGACATCAGCGACCTGGGCGAGCTGAAATTCTTTCGCTTTGTCACGGGTAAGGTTAAAGGTATTCCGGTGCTGATTTCTCGCACAGGATACACCGGCGAACTCGGATACGAACTGTTTGTGCACCCTGATCAGGGGGCAGCTTTGTGGGATGAGCTGATGGCGGCAGGCACAGCCTATGATCTGCTGCCGCTGGGGATGCAGGCCCTGGATCGCGCCCGAATTGAGGCAGGGCTACTGGCGGCTGGCCGAGAATTTAATGATCTGGTTTCGCCCTACCAGGCCGGGATTGGTTGGAGTGTGGGGATGAAAACGAAGCCGGATTTTATTGGACGCGCTGCCCTGGAAAAGCTACAGGAACGGCCTCCGTTTGTGGCAGTCGGGCTGATGTTAGAGGGTAATGAGGTGGCCTGTGGAGGACAGTGTGTTTATCCGATGGGCGATCGCTGGCGGGTGGGCCATGTCACCAGCGGCACCTTCTCGCCCGTGCTGAATCGCAGCATTGCCCTGGCCCAGGTAGCACCCGAATATGCCCAGCCAGGCATGGAATTAGCTGTGGGTTTTATGGATGGTTTCAAGCGACGGGTTCGCGCCAAGGTCGGCCCGTTGTCACTCTATGATCCGACAAAGCGCCGAGTCAGAGCGTAA